In one Winogradskyella sp. MH6 genomic region, the following are encoded:
- a CDS encoding radical SAM protein translates to MPTRKYTYYDFTLSLCPECLQRVDAKIVFENGNVYMLKRCNKHGNSKVLIADDIEYYKNIRNYNKPSETPYTFNTKTHYGCPYDCGLCPDHEQHSCLTVVEVTDRCNLTCPTCYAGSSPTYGRHRTLDEVKTMLDTIVKNEKEPDVVQISGGEPTIHPQFWEILDYAKSLPIRHLMLNTNGIKIAKDIAFAERLKTYAPDFEIYLQFDSFENNVLQELRGANLNDIRKQALKNLNDLNLSTTLVVTLQKGLNDNEIGKIIDFALQQKCVRGVTFQPTQIAGRLENFNPETDRMTLTEVRRKILEQTSIFNPDDLLPVPCNPDALVMGYALKLDGEVFPLTRYINPNDLLDNSKNTIIYEQDEQLHGKMIELFSTGNSVEVAEENLKSIMCCLPNIEAPNLSYDNLFRIIIMQFIDAYNFDVRAIKKSCVHIVDKDNKIIPFETMNLFYRDDKKKRLEELRKEII, encoded by the coding sequence ATGCCTACTAGAAAATATACCTATTACGATTTCACTTTAAGCTTATGCCCAGAGTGTTTGCAGCGTGTTGATGCAAAAATTGTGTTTGAAAATGGTAATGTATATATGCTAAAACGCTGTAACAAACATGGCAACAGTAAAGTGTTAATTGCTGATGATATTGAGTATTACAAAAACATTCGCAACTACAACAAACCTAGTGAAACACCTTATACATTTAACACCAAAACACACTATGGTTGCCCATACGATTGTGGGTTGTGTCCAGACCATGAACAGCACAGTTGCCTAACGGTAGTTGAAGTAACAGACCGTTGTAATTTAACTTGCCCAACTTGTTATGCTGGTTCTTCGCCAACCTATGGTAGACATAGAACTTTAGACGAAGTTAAAACCATGCTAGACACCATTGTAAAAAATGAAAAAGAGCCAGATGTTGTACAAATTTCTGGAGGCGAACCAACAATACACCCACAATTTTGGGAAATCTTAGATTATGCAAAATCATTACCTATAAGGCATTTAATGTTGAATACCAACGGAATTAAGATTGCAAAAGATATCGCTTTCGCGGAACGACTGAAAACCTACGCGCCAGATTTTGAAATCTATTTGCAGTTTGACTCTTTTGAAAATAATGTATTGCAAGAATTACGAGGTGCCAATTTAAATGACATTCGTAAACAAGCATTAAAAAACCTTAATGACTTAAACCTATCTACTACATTAGTTGTAACACTTCAAAAGGGATTAAATGATAACGAAATAGGAAAAATTATAGACTTTGCATTACAACAAAAATGTGTTAGAGGTGTTACGTTTCAGCCTACACAAATTGCGGGACGATTAGAAAATTTTAATCCTGAAACGGATAGAATGACACTTACGGAAGTACGTCGAAAAATTTTGGAACAAACTTCTATTTTTAATCCAGACGATTTGCTTCCTGTACCTTGTAATCCTGATGCGTTGGTTATGGGATATGCTTTAAAATTAGATGGGGAAGTCTTTCCATTAACGCGTTACATTAACCCAAACGATTTGTTGGACAATAGTAAAAACACCATAATTTACGAGCAAGATGAACAGCTTCACGGAAAAATGATTGAACTTTTTAGTACTGGAAACTCTGTTGAGGTTGCTGAAGAAAATTTAAAGTCGATTATGTGTTGTTTACCAAATATAGAAGCCCCTAACCTTAGTTACGATAATCTTTTTAGAATAATAATTATGCAGTTCATTGATGCTTATAATTTTGATGTAAGAGCAATTAAGAAGTCTTGTGTTCATATAGTAGATAAGGACAATAAAATTATTCCGTTCGAAACCATGAATTTGTTTTATAGAGATGATAAAAAGAAACGACTAGAAGAATTAAGAAAAGAAATTATATGA
- a CDS encoding prolipoprotein diacylglyceryl transferase yields the protein MEIPFEPLVLGFKINIHLILEYLAFFLAFRYYLYLRKRKTDSITTSNRLSIILGAALGALIGSRVVGLLENPTIKFSLENFIQILNTKTIMGGLFGGLLGVELAKNIIGEKQSSGDLFVFPIILGIFIGRIGCFLSGVNEFTYGKETTSAFGMDLGDGLMRHPTSLYELIFLIILFFVLKKIQKKVLLKNGDLFKIFMLSYFGFRFFIEFLKPNVFYVFGLSSIQILCVICWLYYSKFIIQKLKNAY from the coding sequence TTGGAAATTCCTTTTGAACCTTTAGTCTTAGGATTTAAAATTAACATTCATCTAATCCTTGAATATTTAGCCTTCTTTTTAGCATTTAGATATTATTTATACTTAAGAAAACGTAAAACCGATTCCATTACAACTTCTAATCGATTGTCTATAATACTTGGCGCTGCTCTTGGAGCATTAATTGGATCAAGAGTTGTTGGCCTATTAGAAAATCCTACTATAAAGTTTTCTCTGGAAAATTTTATTCAAATATTAAATACCAAAACCATTATGGGCGGATTGTTTGGTGGTTTACTTGGTGTAGAGTTGGCAAAAAACATCATAGGAGAAAAACAGTCGTCTGGCGACCTATTTGTGTTTCCAATTATCTTAGGAATTTTTATTGGTAGAATTGGATGTTTTTTATCTGGAGTTAACGAGTTTACTTATGGTAAAGAAACAACATCAGCCTTTGGAATGGATTTGGGTGATGGACTAATGAGACATCCCACATCTCTTTACGAGTTAATTTTCTTGATTATTTTATTTTTCGTTTTAAAAAAGATTCAGAAAAAAGTTCTGCTAAAAAATGGTGACTTGTTCAAAATATTCATGCTTAGCTATTTTGGGTTTAGGTTTTTTATTGAATTTTTAAAACCCAATGTGTTTTATGTATTTGGGTTGAGTAGCATTCAAATTTTATGTGTAATTTGTTGGTTGTATTATTCAAAATTCATCATTCAAAAACTAAAAAATGCCTACTAG
- the dusB gene encoding tRNA dihydrouridine synthase DusB yields the protein MVKIGDIELPDFPLLLAPMEDVSDPPFRALCKEQGADVVYTEFVSSEGLIRNAAKSVMKLDIYEKERPVGIQIFGANMESMLQTIDIVEKSNPDIIDINFGCPVKKVVSKGAGAGILKDVCLMEQLTAEMVKRTNLPVTVKTRLGWDHDSIKIVEVAERLQDVGCKAISIHGRTRAQMYKGNADWKPIAEVKNNPRMHIPVFGNGDVDTPERAAEMRDEYGLDGAMIGRASIGNPWFFKQVKHYFKTGEHLPPISMQERVEAARRHLQMSIDWKGEKLGVFETRRHYTNYFKGIPNFKEYRMKMVTSDDSKDVFDTFDEVLDKFSDYQFENQY from the coding sequence TTGGTAAAAATAGGCGACATAGAACTACCAGATTTTCCATTGCTTTTAGCACCAATGGAAGATGTAAGCGATCCTCCGTTTAGAGCATTGTGTAAAGAACAAGGAGCAGATGTAGTATATACCGAGTTTGTGTCTAGCGAAGGCCTTATTCGTAATGCGGCCAAAAGTGTTATGAAATTAGACATCTATGAAAAGGAACGTCCTGTTGGTATTCAGATTTTTGGTGCTAATATGGAGAGCATGTTGCAAACCATAGATATTGTAGAAAAATCTAATCCAGACATTATAGATATTAATTTTGGCTGTCCTGTAAAAAAGGTCGTTTCTAAAGGCGCAGGAGCAGGAATTCTGAAAGACGTCTGCTTAATGGAGCAACTTACTGCCGAAATGGTAAAGCGTACCAATTTGCCTGTAACCGTAAAGACAAGATTGGGTTGGGATCACGATTCTATTAAAATTGTTGAAGTTGCTGAAAGACTTCAAGATGTTGGCTGTAAGGCTATCTCCATTCATGGTCGTACGAGAGCACAAATGTATAAAGGAAATGCAGATTGGAAACCTATTGCAGAAGTTAAAAATAATCCAAGAATGCATATTCCTGTATTTGGAAATGGAGATGTAGACACTCCTGAGCGCGCCGCAGAAATGCGAGATGAGTACGGATTAGACGGAGCGATGATCGGTAGAGCTTCAATTGGGAATCCGTGGTTTTTTAAGCAGGTAAAACATTATTTTAAAACAGGAGAACATTTACCACCAATTTCTATGCAAGAACGTGTAGAAGCTGCTCGTCGCCATTTACAAATGTCCATAGATTGGAAAGGCGAAAAACTAGGTGTTTTTGAAACCAGAAGACATTACACCAATTACTTTAAAGGCATTCCTAACTTTAAAGAATATCGCATGAAAATGGTAACTAGCGATGATTCAAAAGATGTGTTTGATACTTTTGATGAGGTGTTAGATAAGTTTTCAGACTATCAATTTGAAAATCAATATTAA
- a CDS encoding ABC transporter permease: MNFSLYIAKRYLLSKSSNNAINIMTLIASAGVIIASAALFIVLSVFAGLKNYSLQFSSFVDPDLKIFPAEGKSFMFSDDDKNTLTNIQGVASFSEVIEERIILKSENKNLLATLKGVDSNFLNVTYIDSMVTKGYWFTPNSNEVVSGWGISHNLSFGILDFRKALSLYVPKPGKGQISSIKGAYNAVYVNNVGLFDINEELNDEYVFSDIGLAKQLLNYKDNQISALELKLNPEADENEVRDAINSTFKNRFVIKNREQLNEALFKMLNTENLAIYLIFTLVIIIALFNVIGAIIMMILDKKKSLNTLFNLGTEPKTIKSIFFWQGSLMTFVSGIIGVVLGFLIVLAQQSFALIMLTPDLPYPVVLKFFNIIIVLTTIFGLGIIASRIASQRITKKLIQS; this comes from the coding sequence GTGAATTTCTCGCTATACATAGCTAAACGTTATCTGCTTTCTAAAAGTAGTAATAATGCTATAAATATTATGACCCTTATTGCATCTGCAGGTGTTATTATTGCGTCTGCGGCTTTATTTATTGTACTCTCGGTTTTTGCTGGATTAAAAAATTACAGTCTTCAATTTTCTTCTTTTGTTGATCCTGATTTGAAAATTTTTCCTGCTGAAGGAAAATCTTTCATGTTTTCTGATGATGACAAAAACACGTTAACAAACATACAAGGTGTTGCTTCTTTTTCTGAAGTAATAGAAGAACGGATTATCTTAAAGTCCGAAAATAAAAACCTATTGGCTACACTCAAAGGCGTTGATTCTAATTTTCTAAACGTAACGTACATCGACTCTATGGTTACAAAAGGCTATTGGTTTACTCCAAACAGTAACGAGGTTGTATCTGGTTGGGGAATATCTCATAATCTTTCCTTTGGAATTTTAGACTTTAGAAAAGCATTGTCTTTGTATGTGCCTAAACCAGGAAAGGGGCAAATAAGTTCAATAAAGGGCGCATATAATGCAGTTTATGTTAATAATGTAGGCTTATTTGATATTAACGAAGAATTGAATGACGAATATGTGTTTTCTGATATAGGTTTAGCAAAACAATTATTAAACTATAAAGACAATCAAATTAGTGCTTTGGAATTAAAACTAAATCCTGAAGCAGACGAAAACGAGGTTAGAGATGCTATTAACTCTACTTTTAAAAATAGGTTTGTCATAAAAAACAGAGAGCAACTCAATGAAGCGTTGTTCAAAATGTTGAATACTGAGAATTTAGCGATTTATCTCATTTTTACTTTGGTAATTATCATAGCCTTATTCAATGTTATTGGGGCCATAATAATGATGATCTTAGATAAAAAGAAATCTTTAAATACGCTTTTTAACTTAGGTACAGAGCCAAAAACCATTAAGTCTATTTTCTTTTGGCAAGGTAGTCTTATGACCTTTGTAAGCGGTATTATTGGTGTTGTCCTCGGTTTTCTAATTGTTTTGGCTCAACAATCCTTTGCATTAATAATGCTTACTCCAGATTTACCTTATCCTGTAGTACTGAAATTCTTTAATATTATAATTGTTTTAACAACGATTTTTGGATTAGGTATAATCGCATCGAGAATAGCATCTCAAAGAATCACAAAGAAATTGATTCAATCTTAA
- the rbfA gene encoding 30S ribosome-binding factor RbfA produces MESNRQKKIAGILQQDLAEVLQRAASSGGLKGVIISVSKVNVTVDLSIAKVYLSIFPNKEVKGLLEGIRSNTPLIRHELSQRTRHQLRRMPQLEFFIDDSLEYIDGIERSLKGKDNPLENKDLLDKRKKS; encoded by the coding sequence ATGGAAAGTAATAGACAAAAGAAAATAGCTGGTATTTTACAACAAGATTTGGCAGAAGTGTTGCAACGCGCAGCTTCTTCTGGTGGGTTAAAGGGTGTAATTATTTCTGTATCTAAAGTTAATGTTACTGTAGACCTATCTATTGCTAAAGTTTATCTTAGTATTTTCCCTAATAAAGAAGTGAAAGGGCTTTTAGAAGGTATACGTTCTAATACACCTCTCATTAGACACGAACTCTCTCAACGCACGCGTCATCAACTAAGACGTATGCCTCAACTAGAATTCTTTATTGATGACTCCTTAGAATATATTGATGGTATAGAACGTTCTCTTAAAGGTAAAGACAATCCGCTTGAAAACAAGGATTTATTAGACAAGCGCAAAAAATCCTAA